In Candidatus Polarisedimenticolaceae bacterium, the genomic stretch GCGTACGCCGCCGCGCGCCACGTCGAGCGGATGACGAGGTCCTTCGTCGGATCGCCCATCCCCTCCACGGCCAACGTGTCGATCTCGGCGCCGGGAACCGCTTCGCGCAGCTCGTCGAGGATCGCGAGCCTGCGTTCGCTTTCGTCGAGCGGCTCGAGCCGCTCCCGCCAGCGTGCCGCCGCGATACCCACGTGGGTCGCCGTCTCTTCCGCGCTCAGCGAGCCGTCGGCGCCGAGCGTCGCGTAGACGGTGCGCGTCGTCCGATTCTCCTCCGCCTTGAAGTCGGGTATCGGGACGGGGGCGGTGCTGGTTCCGTCCCCCACCGCCGCGAGCACGCCGCGGAAGCTCCAGGGGACGGTCCCGGCCGGAAGCGACGACGACGGGACGAACCACACGGCGCCCCCCTCCGTGTCGATCCTCACCACCGCGTCGTTGAAGAGCACCGGAAGCGGGAGATCGGCGGGGAGCGAACCGGTTCCCCGGCGCCTCACCTGCGCGAGCTCCGCGCGGACGCCCGCCGCGCGCAGCGCCACGACCGCCGCGGCCGCGAGGTCGGCGGAGGTTCCCCTCCCCGCCTTCAGCAGATCGTCGGGAGACTCGGTCGAGCGCCAGGCGCTCGCGTGGTCGACGACGATCTTGTCGCGAAGCGCACGGCGGATCGACTCCGCCTTCTCGACCGCCGAGCCCTTCCCCTCGGCCGCGGCCCTCCCGAGCGCGGCGACCGAGGTTGCGCCCCGTTTCAGCCACGCGTCCAGCCCCTTCTTCCGGTCCTTGGCGTAGCCCAGCCAGTCGGAGCCGACGTCGACGTAGACGTCTTCGTTCTTGAAGCTGACGGTGTAGAGGATGAGCGCCTTCGACAGGTCGGCCCCCGCGGGCAGGTGCGCGAACGAGGGAAGCGGCTCGACGTCGCGGAACGACCAGGCGTAAAGCCGCCCGCGCAGATGGCGCCCGACCTTCGGCTGGGACTCCTCGGGGGTGAGCTTGACCGCGGCGGTGCGGATCCCCAGCCCCTCGGGCGAGACCAGGACGAGCCTGCTCTCGAGCACCGGGATGTCCTCCTGGAGAAGCCACCGCTCGTTGGGCCAATAGTCGCTCCCCATCTCGATGCGGACGTCGAGGATCGCCCCGACTTCGACCTTGGGAAAGGCGACGCGGACCGTCGCGACCTCGACGTCCTTCCCGACGCGGCGCTTCTCGCGAAAGACCGTGTCCGCCGCGTCCACCACGGTGCCGTCCGGGAGCACCGTGCGCGCCGACACCTTGTTCACCCGTCCCGTCTCGAGGTCGAGCCCGAAATCGGAGTACGCGTCGACCCCGGCGGGGGTCAGGATCTTCACCCGCCGGACGTAGGCGATGTGCTGGATCCACTGGCCGTCGTCCTCCAAGGACTGCTCGATCTGCTCGGCCTCGAGGAGGACGACCGCGGGGCTCCCCGGCGCATACGTGACCGACGCGAGCGCGCGATGCGCCTCGGGAATCGGCGGGAATCCCTGCCCCAGGAAAAGCTTGGCGGCGTCGCCGTCGGCGGCGGGCGACGGCGACACGCGCGACAGCAACGCCGCCAGAAGGACAAACGCGCGACCGGCTCGAATCATCGGCAATCCCCCGAGGTGGACGGAGTATCCCCGCTCCCGCGCGCAGGGTCAACGCGCGGTCGGTCAAGCGGGCGGTATCCTCCCGGCCCATGCGCGAGCCCCTTCCCATCGACGGCGCGCTCCCCCGGATCGTCGACCTCGTGCGCTCGAAACGCGCGCTCGTCGTCGTGGCCCCTCCGGGGGCGGGAAAGACGACGCGCGTCCCGCCGGCGCTCGCGGAGGACGGGCCGGTCGTGGTCCTGCAGCCCCGCCGCGTCGCCGCGCGCGCCCTCGCGCGCCGGATCGCCGAGGAGCGGGGGTGGGCGCTCGGCGAGGAGGTCGGCTGGCAGGTCCGGTTCGAGCGACGCTTCGGGCCCCGCACCCGGGTGCTCGTGGCGACGGAAGGCACGCTGACCGGCCGACTGCGCGAGGACCCGCTCCTCTCGGGATTCCGGACCGTCGTCCTCGACGAGTTCCACGAGCGCTCGATCCACGCCGACCTCGCGCTGGCCCTGGCGAGGCAGGCGTTCGAGGCCCGCGACGATCTGCGGCTGGTCGTCATGTCGGCGACGCTGGACCCGGGGCCCGTCGCCGCCTACCTCGGCGGCGCGCCGGTGATCGAGGTGGCGCACCGCCCGCATCCGGTCGAGATCCGTCACGAGCCGCACCGCTCCCCCGCGGACGCGGTGTGCGCGGCGATCGCCGAGGGCTCGGGACACGTGCTCGTGTTCCTTCCCGGCGCCCCCGAGATCGCGCGGCTCGCGCGGGAGCTGGAAGGGCGCACGGGGGACGCGGTCGTGCTGGGGCTGCACGGCTCGCTCGATCCCGACGCGCAGGACCGCGCGATCGCCCCCTCCTCGCGCCGGAAGGTGATCCTCGCGACCAACGTCGCCGAGACCTCGATCACCGTGGAGGGGGTGAGCCACGTCGTCGACCTCGGTCGCCACAAGGTCGCGCGGCTGGATGAAGGGCTCGGCCTCGACCGGCTCGTGACCGAGCGCGTCTCGAGGGACTCCGCCGACCAGCGGGCGGGGCGCGCCGGAAGAACCGGCCCGGGCATCGCCACGCGGCTGTGGGACCCGCGCGAGGAGCTGCGCGAGCGGCGCGAGCCCGAGATCGAGCGCATCGACCTCGCGGGGCCGGTCCTCGACCTGCTGGCGTGGGGGGGCGACCCGCGGACCTTCCCGTGGTTCGAGCCTCCCCCCGAACGGCGCCTCGAGAACGCGATCGCGCTCCTCGCCGCGCTCGGCGCGGTGGAACGCGGCCGCGTGACGGGACTCGGCCTCGCGCTCGCGCGGTTTCCCCTGCCTCCGCGACTCGCCCGCGTGCTGGTCGCGACCGGTGGAACGCGGGAAGCCGCCGCGGCGTGCGCCGTGCTCACCGAGCGCTTCCGGATCGGCGAGGCGAGCGTCGCGACCGAATGCGACGTGGCGGCCCGGGTGGATCGACTGGACGAAGCCCCCTTCTCCGTCCGGCGCGTGGCCGATGAGCTCCGCGAGATCGCGCGACGCGTGCCGCGCGGGGACGCCGGCGACGCGGTTCCGCTCCGGCGGGCGTTGTTCGAGGCCTACGCGGACCGGCTCGCGCAAAGGCGCGCGCCGGGCTCCCCGCGACTGCGCCTGCGCTCGGGGCACGGCGCGGTCCTCGGGCGGGAAAGCGGCGTGCGCGAGGGCGAATACCTCGTCGCCCTCGACCTCGAGGCGGCATCGCGCGCGGGCACCGCCGAGGCGATCGTGCGCGCGGCGAGCCGCGTCGAGCCGGAATGGCTTCCGCCGGGGGAGCGCGAGGTCGTCCACCGCCTCGAGGGAAGCCGCGTGCGCGCCGTCGAGGTCGAGCGGCTCGGCGCGATCGAGATCGTGCGGCGTCCCGTCGCCCCCGACCCCGGGGTCGCGGCGGCGATCGTCGCGCGCGCGGTGCTCGAGCGCGGATTCGGGGAGGCCGGCGTCGCGCTCCGGCGGCGCCTGCGGTTCGCGGGGATCGACGTGGACCTCGAGCCGCTGGTGCTCGCGGCTTGCGCCGGCGCGACGGAGGTGCCGACACTCGACCTCGCGTCGCTCCTCCCGCGCGCGCAGCACGAGGCGCTGCGCCGCGAGGCCCCCGAGACGGTGCCGGTCCCGAGCGGTCGATCCGCCCGCGTCGACTACCGCGACGACGGCAGCGCGGTGGCGTCGGTGAAGCTGCAGGAGCTGTTCGGGCTTGCGGACTCCCCGCGGCTGGGGCCCCGGAAGGAGCCCCTGGTCTTCGAGCTGCTCGCGCCGAACGGACGCCCCGTCCAGACCACGCGCGATCTCCGTTCGTTCTGGGAGCGCACCTACCCGGAGGTGCGACGCGAGCTGCGCGGGAGATACCCGAGACACCCGTGGCCGGAGGATCCCTGGACCGCCCGTGCGACCCACCGCACGCGCCGTCGGGAGTGACTTGCCCCTCGGGTCTATCCTGTGCGGCGATGATCGGCATCCGTCGAGAGGACAAGAACCGCTGGGAGCGCCGCGTCCCGCTCACGCCCGACCACGTCGCCGTCCTCCGTCGCGAACACGGCGTCGAGGTCCGGGTGCAGCCCTCGCCCCTTCGTTGTTATCCCGACCCCGCCTATCGCGCGGTCGGCGCGGAGGTCGCCGAGGACCTCGCGGGGTGCGGCGTCGTGCTCGGCGTGAAGGAGGTCCCGCTCGACCGGATGATCGCGGGGACGACCTACGTCTACTTCGCGCACGTCCTCAAGGGGCAGCCCTCGAACATGCCCATGCTGCGGCGGCTGATGGACCTCGGCTGCTCGCTCGTGGACTACGAGAAGGTCACCGACGACCGCGGGAGGCGGCTGATCTTCTTCGGCCGGCACGCGGGGTACGCCGGGATGATCGACACGCTGCACGCCCTCGGGCGGCGGCTGGAGCGCGAGGGGATCGAGACGCCCTTCGCCGCGATCCGGCTCGCGCACGAATACGCCGACCTCGACGAGGTACGCGACGCCCTCGACCGCGTCGGCGACGCCATCCGCCACGACGGCATCCCGCCGGAGCTGCACCCCCTCGTCGTCGGGATCACCGGCACCGGGAACGTCTCGCAGGGTGCGATCGAGATGTTCTCCGAGCTTCCCTGGGAGGACGTCTCCCCCGACGACCTCGCCGACCTCGCCGGCGACAGGGACCGGCCGCGCAACATCCTCTACCGCGTGGTCCTCGACGGCGCCGATCGCGTCGCGCGCGAGGACGGCGCGCCGTACGACGACGCCGACTTCCGCGCGAATCCCGCGCGGTACCGCAACACGATGGCGCGCCACCTTCCGTACCTCACCGTGCTCGTCAACGGCATCTACTGGGCCCCCGGCATGCCGCGCGTCGCCTCCAAGGAGGAGCTTCGCGCCTTGTGGTCGGGGCCGACGCCGCCTCGCCTGCGCGTGATCGGCGACATCTCGTGCGACCTCGAAGGCTCGATCGAGGCGACGATGCGGATCACGACCCCGGGCGACCCCTTCTTCGTGTGGAACCCCGACACGGACCGCGAGACCTCCGGGATCGAGGGGAAAGGGCCGGTGATCCTGGCGGTGGACAATCTTCCCTGCGAGATCCCGGTCGACGCCTCGCAGTACTTCGGCGACGCGCTGGTGCGGTTCATCCCGGCGCTCGGGCGGTGCGACTTCGACGCGCCTCTCGACTCGCTCGCGCTTCCCCCCGAGATCCGGCGCGCGCTGATCCTCCACCGCGGCCGCCTCACCCCGGAGTTCGCGTACCTCGAAAGGCACGTCGACGCCGAGGCTCCCCGTCGCGGAGGGTCCGCATGAAACGGGTCCTCGTCCTGGGCGCCGGCCTCGTCAGCCGGCCGATCGTCCGCGACCTGCTCTCGCGCGGCATCCCCGTCACCGTCGCCGACCGGGCGCCGGAGCGTGCCGAGGCGCTCGTGGCGGGGGTCCCGCACGGCCGCGCGACCTCGGTGAACGCCGACGACGACGACGCGCTGGGCGCCCTCGTCCGCGACGCCGACCTCGTCGTGAGCCTGCTCCCCTACACGCGGCACGTCGCCGTCGCCCGCGCGTGCCTGGCCCTGCGCCGCGACCTCGTCACGACCTCCTACGTCTCCCCGGAGATGCGCGCGCTCGACAACGAGGCCCGGGCGTCGGGCCTGCTCTTCCTCAACGAGTGCGGGCTCGACCCGGGGCTCGATCACATGTCGGCGATGCGCGTGTTCGCGAGGCTTCGCGCCGAGGGGACGACGCTCGTCTCCTTCTGGAGCTCGACGGGAGGGCTTCCCGCCCCGGAGGCGGCGACGAACCCGTGGGGGTACAAGTTCTCGTGGAGCCCCCGCGGCGTCCTGCTCGCGGGGCGCAACGCCGCGCGATTCCTCGAGAACGGCGCGGTCGTGGAGGTTCCCGGCCCCCGGCTGTTCGACCGGGTCGCGCCCATGGAGGTCCCCGGGATCGGCGCGTTCGAGTACTACCCGAACCGGGACTCGCTCCCGTACGTCGACACCTACGGGATGCACGGCGTGCGATCGATGTTCCGCGGCACGATCCGTTACCGCGGCTGGAGCGCGATCCTGCGGGAGGTGGGACGGATCGGCCTGCTCGACGTCGAGCCGCGGGCGTGGCCGGAAGGCGCGACCTGGCGGGACGCGATGCGCGCGCTCGCTCCCGACGCGACCGCCTCGGATCCCCGTTTCGCGGCGCTGGCGTGGGCGGGTTGTTTTTCCGACCGACCGATCGGGACGACTGCGGCGGCGCCGATCGACCTGCTCTGCGCCCTGCTCGAGGAGCGGCTCGCCTACGCCCCCGGCGAGCGCGACATGATCGTGATGGAGCACCGCTTCGAGGCGACGGCCGGCGCCGCCCGACGCCGCGTGGTCTCGCGCCTCGTCGCCTTCGGCGAGCCCGGAGGCGACTCGGCCATGGCGCGCACGGTCACGCTCCCCGCGTCGATCGCGGTGCGCTTGCGTCTGTCCGGAGACCTCCCCCTCGCGGGAGTGCACATCCCCGTCGCCCCCGGGATCTACGAGCCGGTGCTCGCGGGGATGGAGTCGTTCGGGGTGCGGTTCGAGGAGTCCGAGACCGCGCTCTAGCCCTGGCGGGGCTGCAGCCGTC encodes the following:
- a CDS encoding DUF3857 domain-containing protein gives rise to the protein MIRAGRAFVLLAALLSRVSPSPAADGDAAKLFLGQGFPPIPEAHRALASVTYAPGSPAVVLLEAEQIEQSLEDDGQWIQHIAYVRRVKILTPAGVDAYSDFGLDLETGRVNKVSARTVLPDGTVVDAADTVFREKRRVGKDVEVATVRVAFPKVEVGAILDVRIEMGSDYWPNERWLLQEDIPVLESRLVLVSPEGLGIRTAAVKLTPEESQPKVGRHLRGRLYAWSFRDVEPLPSFAHLPAGADLSKALILYTVSFKNEDVYVDVGSDWLGYAKDRKKGLDAWLKRGATSVAALGRAAAEGKGSAVEKAESIRRALRDKIVVDHASAWRSTESPDDLLKAGRGTSADLAAAAVVALRAAGVRAELAQVRRRGTGSLPADLPLPVLFNDAVVRIDTEGGAVWFVPSSSLPAGTVPWSFRGVLAAVGDGTSTAPVPIPDFKAEENRTTRTVYATLGADGSLSAEETATHVGIAAARWRERLEPLDESERRLAILDELREAVPGAEIDTLAVEGMGDPTKDLVIRSTWRAAAYA
- a CDS encoding bifunctional lysine ketoglutarate reductase /saccharopine dehydrogenase family protein, translating into MIGIRREDKNRWERRVPLTPDHVAVLRREHGVEVRVQPSPLRCYPDPAYRAVGAEVAEDLAGCGVVLGVKEVPLDRMIAGTTYVYFAHVLKGQPSNMPMLRRLMDLGCSLVDYEKVTDDRGRRLIFFGRHAGYAGMIDTLHALGRRLEREGIETPFAAIRLAHEYADLDEVRDALDRVGDAIRHDGIPPELHPLVVGITGTGNVSQGAIEMFSELPWEDVSPDDLADLAGDRDRPRNILYRVVLDGADRVAREDGAPYDDADFRANPARYRNTMARHLPYLTVLVNGIYWAPGMPRVASKEELRALWSGPTPPRLRVIGDISCDLEGSIEATMRITTPGDPFFVWNPDTDRETSGIEGKGPVILAVDNLPCEIPVDASQYFGDALVRFIPALGRCDFDAPLDSLALPPEIRRALILHRGRLTPEFAYLERHVDAEAPRRGGSA
- a CDS encoding ATP-dependent helicase C-terminal domain-containing protein, which gives rise to MREPLPIDGALPRIVDLVRSKRALVVVAPPGAGKTTRVPPALAEDGPVVVLQPRRVAARALARRIAEERGWALGEEVGWQVRFERRFGPRTRVLVATEGTLTGRLREDPLLSGFRTVVLDEFHERSIHADLALALARQAFEARDDLRLVVMSATLDPGPVAAYLGGAPVIEVAHRPHPVEIRHEPHRSPADAVCAAIAEGSGHVLVFLPGAPEIARLARELEGRTGDAVVLGLHGSLDPDAQDRAIAPSSRRKVILATNVAETSITVEGVSHVVDLGRHKVARLDEGLGLDRLVTERVSRDSADQRAGRAGRTGPGIATRLWDPREELRERREPEIERIDLAGPVLDLLAWGGDPRTFPWFEPPPERRLENAIALLAALGAVERGRVTGLGLALARFPLPPRLARVLVATGGTREAAAACAVLTERFRIGEASVATECDVAARVDRLDEAPFSVRRVADELREIARRVPRGDAGDAVPLRRALFEAYADRLAQRRAPGSPRLRLRSGHGAVLGRESGVREGEYLVALDLEAASRAGTAEAIVRAASRVEPEWLPPGEREVVHRLEGSRVRAVEVERLGAIEIVRRPVAPDPGVAAAIVARAVLERGFGEAGVALRRRLRFAGIDVDLEPLVLAACAGATEVPTLDLASLLPRAQHEALRREAPETVPVPSGRSARVDYRDDGSAVASVKLQELFGLADSPRLGPRKEPLVFELLAPNGRPVQTTRDLRSFWERTYPEVRRELRGRYPRHPWPEDPWTARATHRTRRRE
- a CDS encoding saccharopine dehydrogenase C-terminal domain-containing protein; protein product: MKRVLVLGAGLVSRPIVRDLLSRGIPVTVADRAPERAEALVAGVPHGRATSVNADDDDALGALVRDADLVVSLLPYTRHVAVARACLALRRDLVTTSYVSPEMRALDNEARASGLLFLNECGLDPGLDHMSAMRVFARLRAEGTTLVSFWSSTGGLPAPEAATNPWGYKFSWSPRGVLLAGRNAARFLENGAVVEVPGPRLFDRVAPMEVPGIGAFEYYPNRDSLPYVDTYGMHGVRSMFRGTIRYRGWSAILREVGRIGLLDVEPRAWPEGATWRDAMRALAPDATASDPRFAALAWAGCFSDRPIGTTAAAPIDLLCALLEERLAYAPGERDMIVMEHRFEATAGAARRRVVSRLVAFGEPGGDSAMARTVTLPASIAVRLRLSGDLPLAGVHIPVAPGIYEPVLAGMESFGVRFEESETAL